One window from the genome of Flavobacterium agricola encodes:
- a CDS encoding NifU family protein, which yields MFKVTIKETQNPTIIKFEFPDFITRSQNFEYKNIDETKSSPLAKKLFFLPFVKTVYISANFVAVERFSIVEWSEVQDEVAKMIEEFIEAGGKVIDIDESSIKKIPIEVYSESTPNPSVLKFGVNKKLTSTHVECKNIDEAAVSPLAKALFNFNYVKEVFIDENVISVTKYDVVEWMEVTTEIRSFIKKFIEEGNIVVDEDALIKTEAHVQKQDEYFDNLDVTSQQIINILEEYVKPAVQSDGGNIAFKSYNDETKMVHVILQGACSGCPSSTFTLKNGIENMLRQMLNNNEIVVEATNA from the coding sequence TGATTTTATTACTAGAAGTCAGAACTTTGAGTATAAAAATATTGACGAAACAAAATCATCACCTTTAGCAAAAAAGTTATTCTTTTTACCATTCGTAAAAACCGTTTATATTTCTGCAAACTTTGTTGCGGTAGAACGTTTTTCTATTGTTGAATGGAGCGAAGTTCAGGACGAAGTTGCTAAAATGATTGAAGAATTTATTGAGGCAGGTGGTAAAGTAATTGATATCGACGAATCGTCAATTAAAAAAATTCCGATCGAGGTTTACAGCGAATCTACTCCTAACCCATCGGTACTGAAATTTGGGGTAAATAAAAAATTAACCTCAACTCATGTAGAATGTAAAAATATTGACGAAGCTGCAGTTTCGCCATTAGCAAAAGCATTATTCAACTTCAATTACGTAAAAGAAGTTTTTATTGATGAAAACGTAATTTCTGTAACCAAATATGACGTAGTTGAATGGATGGAAGTTACAACTGAGATTCGTTCTTTCATTAAAAAATTTATTGAAGAAGGTAATATTGTAGTTGATGAAGATGCATTAATAAAAACAGAAGCACACGTACAAAAACAAGATGAGTATTTTGATAATTTAGATGTTACTTCGCAACAAATTATCAACATTTTAGAAGAATATGTTAAACCGGCTGTTCAGTCTGACGGTGGAAATATTGCTTTTAAATCGTACAACGACGAAACTAAAATGGTTCATGTAATTTTACAAGGTGCTTGTAGCGGATGTCCGTCTTCTACCTTTACGTTAAAAAACGGAATCGAAAACATGTTACGCCAAATGTTAAACAACAACGAAATTGTAGTTGAAGCAACAAATGCTTAA